A part of Larkinella insperata genomic DNA contains:
- a CDS encoding response regulator, producing the protein MKEPVTCFLIDDDEDDQELFALALKKVDPSLTCVVADDCGEALKKLRQEENFLPHYIFLDLNMPRMHGKQCLVELKKIARIEHIPIIIYSTSSEPKDIQETKALGASDFLTKPPLISTLTTRLANLLLDRPMA; encoded by the coding sequence ATGAAAGAACCCGTTACTTGTTTCTTAATTGACGACGATGAAGATGATCAGGAGCTTTTTGCGCTGGCCCTAAAAAAAGTTGACCCGAGCCTGACTTGTGTGGTCGCTGATGATTGCGGGGAAGCGTTGAAGAAACTGCGTCAGGAAGAGAATTTCTTGCCCCACTATATTTTTCTGGATTTGAACATGCCCCGGATGCACGGGAAACAGTGCCTGGTTGAGCTGAAAAAAATTGCCCGGATCGAACACATCCCGATCATTATTTATTCGACATCCTCGGAGCCGAAAGACATTCAGGAAACCAAAGCGCTGGGTGCTTCGGATTTTCTGACCAAGCCTCCGCTGATTTCAACCCTGACGACCCGATTGGCAAATCTGCTGCTGGATCGGCCAATGGCCTGA
- a CDS encoding IlvD/Edd family dehydratase: MHLRSQEWFGRTGKDGFIYRAWMKNQGFPHHLFENKPVIGICNTFSELTPCNAHFRDLAEAVKRGVWEAGGFPLEFPVMSLGECQMKPTTMLFRNLASMDVEESIRGNSMDAVVLLCGCDKTTPSLLMGACSVDLPTLVVSGGPMLAGKYKGRNIGTSDLWRFAEANKKGEMSQEEFVAAEACMARSQGHCAVMGTASTMAAMAESLGLALPDNATIPAADSRRKVLAHLAGMRAVEMARQNIRPSQILTRQAFENAIMVNAALGGSTNFIIHLTAIAGRMGVDLTLDDFDKLSAKIPLLANLQPSGEHFVEDLFYAGGLPAIIKELKQFLHNDAMTINGRTLGENCANAECYNPEVIASVDQPFKPESGIAVLRGNLCPNGAVLKPSAASPELMQHTGRAVVFENIDDYKKRVDDPDLDVDPSCVLVLKNVGPKGYPGMPEVGNMQLPAKVLAQGVHDMVRISDGRMSGTGFGTVVLHVSPEAAVGGNLALVQNGDMITLDVDKRLLHLHVDEEELARRLAHFRPLDLGYDRGYTKMYIRHVLQAHEGADFDFLQGGSGPVVKRDSH, from the coding sequence ATGCACCTTCGATCGCAGGAATGGTTTGGCCGCACCGGAAAAGACGGTTTTATCTACCGGGCCTGGATGAAAAACCAGGGTTTCCCCCACCATTTGTTTGAAAACAAGCCGGTTATCGGCATTTGCAATACCTTCTCCGAGTTGACACCCTGCAACGCCCACTTCCGCGATCTGGCCGAAGCCGTGAAGCGGGGCGTCTGGGAAGCGGGGGGCTTTCCGCTCGAATTCCCGGTGATGTCGCTGGGCGAGTGCCAGATGAAACCGACCACCATGCTGTTTCGTAACCTGGCCAGCATGGACGTGGAAGAATCCATCCGGGGCAACTCGATGGACGCTGTGGTGCTGCTCTGCGGGTGCGACAAAACCACGCCCTCGCTGCTGATGGGGGCGTGCAGCGTCGACCTGCCCACGCTGGTGGTGTCGGGCGGCCCGATGCTGGCCGGCAAATACAAGGGTCGCAACATCGGTACCTCCGACCTGTGGCGGTTTGCCGAAGCCAACAAGAAAGGCGAAATGTCGCAGGAGGAATTTGTGGCCGCCGAAGCCTGCATGGCCCGCAGCCAGGGGCACTGCGCCGTTATGGGCACGGCTTCCACGATGGCGGCCATGGCCGAATCGCTGGGGCTGGCCCTGCCCGACAATGCCACCATTCCGGCGGCCGATTCGCGCCGGAAAGTGCTGGCTCACCTGGCCGGAATGCGGGCCGTAGAGATGGCCCGGCAAAACATCCGGCCCTCCCAGATTCTGACCCGGCAGGCGTTTGAAAATGCCATCATGGTCAACGCGGCCCTAGGCGGATCAACCAACTTCATCATCCACCTGACGGCCATCGCCGGGCGGATGGGCGTGGATTTGACACTCGATGATTTCGATAAACTATCGGCCAAAATACCGTTGCTGGCCAATTTGCAGCCGTCGGGCGAACACTTTGTGGAAGATTTGTTCTACGCCGGTGGCCTGCCCGCTATCATCAAGGAACTGAAGCAATTCCTGCACAACGACGCCATGACCATCAACGGGCGGACGCTGGGCGAAAACTGCGCCAACGCCGAATGCTACAATCCGGAAGTCATTGCGTCGGTCGACCAACCGTTCAAGCCCGAGTCCGGCATTGCCGTGCTGCGCGGTAATCTGTGCCCCAACGGCGCGGTACTGAAACCGTCGGCGGCCTCGCCCGAACTGATGCAGCACACGGGCCGGGCGGTGGTTTTCGAGAACATTGACGATTACAAAAAGCGCGTTGACGACCCCGATCTGGACGTTGACCCGTCCTGCGTGCTGGTCTTGAAAAACGTCGGGCCCAAAGGCTACCCCGGTATGCCGGAAGTGGGCAACATGCAACTGCCGGCCAAGGTGCTGGCGCAGGGCGTCCACGACATGGTCCGGATTTCGGACGGACGCATGAGCGGCACGGGCTTCGGAACGGTGGTGCTGCACGTTTCGCCGGAAGCCGCCGTGGGGGGCAACCTGGCGCTGGTACAAAACGGCGATATGATTACACTGGATGTCGACAAACGGCTTTTGCACCTCCACGTCGATGAAGAAGAACTGGCCCGCCGACTGGCGCACTTCCGACCGCTTGATCTGGGGTACGACCGGGGCTATACGAAGATGTACATTCGCCACGTACTCCAGGCCCACGAAGGCGCAGATTTCGACTTCTTACAGGGCGGTTCCGGACCGGTCGTGAAGCGCGATTCGCATTAA